One stretch of Musa acuminata AAA Group cultivar baxijiao unplaced genomic scaffold, Cavendish_Baxijiao_AAA HiC_scaffold_387, whole genome shotgun sequence DNA includes these proteins:
- the LOC135658299 gene encoding LOW QUALITY PROTEIN: NAD(P)H-quinone oxidoreductase chain 4, chloroplastic-like (The sequence of the model RefSeq protein was modified relative to this genomic sequence to represent the inferred CDS: deleted 1 base in 1 codon) → MFRWYAICICSLELLLTTYVFCYHFQLDDPLTQLEEDLKWIDVFDFHWRLGIDGLSIGPILLTGFITTLATLAAWPVTRNSRLFYFLMLAMYSGQIGLFSSRDLLLFFMLWELELIPVYLLLSMWGGKKRLYSATKFILYTAGGSIFLLIGVLGMGLYGPNEPTLDFSKLTNQSYPVALEIILYFGFLIAYAVKSPIIPLHTWLPDTHGEAHYSTCMLLAGILLKMGAYGLIRINMELLPHAHSIFSPWLVIVGTIQIIYAASTSLGQRNLKKRIAYSSVSHMGFTIIGIGSITGMGLNGAILQILSHGFIGAALFFLAGTSCDRIRLVYLDEMGGVSIPMPKLFTMFSSFSMASLALPGMSGFVAELLVFFGIITSPKYLLMPKMLITFVMAIGMILTPIYLLSMLRQMFYGYKLFNVPNSNFADSGPRELFVSICIFLPVIGIGIYPDFVLSLSVDRVQAILSNYFHR, encoded by the exons atgtttaggtGGTATGCTATATGTATATGCTCGTTGGAACTCCTTCTAACAACCTATGTTTTCTGTTATCATTTCCAATTGGACGATCCATTAACCCAATTGGAGGAAGATTTAAAATGGATAGATGTTTTTGATTTTCACTGGAGACTGGGAATCGATGGGCTTTCCATAGGACCTATTTTACTGACAGGATTTATCACCACTTTAGCTACCTTAGCGGCTTGGCCAGTTACTCGAAATTCGCGATTGTTCTATTTTCTCATGTTAGCAATGTACAGCGGTCAAATAGGATTATTTTCTTCTAGAGACCTTTTACTTTTTTTCATGCTGTGGGAGTTAGAATTAATTCCTGTTTATTTACTTTTATCCATGTGGGGGGGAAAGAAACGTCTCTACTCGGCCACAAAGTTTATTTTGTACACTGCGGGGGGCTCCATTTTTCTCTTAATAGGAGTTCTAGGTATGGGTTTATATGGCCCTAATGAACCCACAttagatttttcaaaattaactaatcaatcatatcctgtggcattggaaataatattatattttggatTCCTTATTGCTTATGCTGTCAAATCGCCGATTATACCCCTACATACGTGGTTACCAGATACCCATGGAGAAGCACATTACAGTACATGTATGCTTCTAGCTGGAATCTTATTAAAAATGGgcgcatatggacttattcggatcaaTATGGAATTATTACCCCACGCTCATTCTATATTTTCTCCCTGGTTGGTAATAGTGGGAACGATTCAAATAATCTATGCAGCTTCAACCTCTCTCGGTCAAcggaatttaaaaaaaagaatagcctattcctctgtatctcacatgggtttcacaattataggaattggttctataaccggaatgggactcaacggtgccattttacaaatactctctcatggatttattggtGCTGCGCTTTTTTTCTTGGCAGGAACGAGTTGTGATAGAATACGTCTTGTTTATCTCGACGAAATG GGGGGGGTATCGATCCCAATGCCAAAACTATTTACCATGTTCAGTAGTTTTTCGATGGCTTCTCTTGCATTGCCAGGAATGAGTGGTTTTGTTGCGGAATTATTAGTATTTTTTGGAATAATTACTAGTCCAAAATACCTTTTAATGCCAAAAATGCTAATTACTTTTGTAATGGCAATTGGAATGATATTAActcctatttatttattatctatgttacgtcagatgttctatggatacaagctaTTCAATGTTCCAAACTCTAATTTTGCGGATTCTGGACCACGAGAACTATTTGTTTCAATCTGTATCTTTCTACCCGTAATAGGTATTGGTATTTATCCGGATTTCGTTCTCTCGCTATCAGTTGACAGGGTGCAAGCTATCCTATCTAATTACTTTCATCGATAG